Proteins encoded by one window of Blautia luti:
- a CDS encoding RNA-guided endonuclease InsQ/TnpB family protein, producing MVKAIKVMLIPNNVQKTKMFQYAGASRFAYNWALAREIENYEKGGGFISDAGLRKEFTKLRHSDEYAWLLNISNNVTKQAVKDACTAYKNFFRGLQKFLRFKSKKRSMPKFYQDNVKIRFSNTHVKFEGFSSSRKANKQKMNWVRLAEHGRIPTNAKYMNPRISFDGLNWWISVCVEFPDCRETLNDDGVGIDLGIKDLAVCSDGAKYKNINKSQKVKKSEKQKRRLQRSSSRSYEKNKKGESYCKTNNVIKKEKLLLKRNHRLTNIRKNYLNQTISEIVDRKPRFICIEDLNVSGMMKNRHLSKAVQAQGFFGFRKQLEYKCSDKGIQLIVADRFYPSSKLCSCCGNIKKDLKLSDRVYRCACGNMIDRDFQASINLKIYGEKFAG from the coding sequence ATGGTAAAAGCCATAAAAGTAATGTTGATACCAAACAATGTACAGAAAACTAAGATGTTTCAGTACGCTGGTGCTTCAAGATTTGCTTATAACTGGGCTTTGGCCAGGGAAATAGAGAACTATGAAAAAGGCGGCGGATTCATTTCAGATGCAGGACTCAGAAAAGAATTTACGAAGCTTAGACATTCTGATGAATATGCATGGTTACTGAATATCTCAAATAATGTAACCAAACAGGCAGTTAAAGATGCCTGTACTGCTTATAAGAACTTTTTCAGGGGTTTGCAAAAGTTCCTAAGATTCAAGTCAAAAAAGAGATCAATGCCGAAGTTCTATCAGGACAACGTTAAGATACGCTTCAGCAATACACACGTTAAATTTGAAGGCTTTTCTTCCAGCAGGAAAGCAAATAAACAAAAAATGAATTGGGTAAGACTTGCAGAACATGGACGTATTCCGACAAATGCTAAATATATGAACCCGAGAATATCCTTTGACGGATTGAACTGGTGGATCAGCGTATGTGTAGAATTTCCTGACTGCAGGGAAACACTTAATGATGACGGAGTCGGCATAGACCTGGGAATCAAAGATCTGGCTGTCTGCTCTGATGGGGCTAAGTATAAGAACATCAATAAGAGTCAGAAAGTAAAGAAATCAGAAAAACAGAAACGCAGATTACAGCGTAGTAGCTCTCGTTCTTACGAGAAAAATAAGAAAGGGGAAAGTTACTGTAAAACAAATAATGTGATCAAAAAGGAAAAACTTTTATTAAAACGAAATCACAGATTAACAAACATCCGTAAAAATTATTTAAATCAGACCATATCGGAGATCGTAGATCGAAAACCAAGATTTATATGTATTGAAGATCTGAATGTCAGCGGAATGATGAAAAACAGACATTTATCCAAAGCAGTTCAGGCACAGGGATTTTTTGGGTTTAGAAAACAGCTTGAATATAAGTGCAGCGATAAAGGAATCCAGCTTATTGTGGCTGATCGGTTTTATCCATCATCAAAGCTTTGTAGCTGTTGTGGAAACATCAAAAAAGATCTGAAGTTATCTGACAGAGTTTATAGATGTGCGTGTGGGAATATGATTGACAGAGATTTCCAGGCATCTATAAATCTCAAGATTTATGGAGAAAAATTTGCAGGCTGA
- a CDS encoding ArsR/SmtB family transcription factor has translation METRDMILICKALSDTNRLEIVQMLSDGEKCGCKILDKFNITQPTLSHHMKILVDCELVNDRKEGKWHHYSLNKKVIREASSFIEALGR, from the coding sequence ATGGAAACAAGAGATATGATACTGATATGTAAAGCATTATCGGATACAAATAGGCTGGAGATTGTTCAGATGCTGTCAGACGGAGAAAAATGCGGATGTAAGATTTTGGATAAATTCAATATCACGCAGCCTACTTTATCACATCATATGAAAATATTGGTCGACTGTGAGCTTGTAAATGATCGTAAGGAAGGTAAGTGGCATCATTATTCTCTGAATAAAAAAGTAATAAGAGAGGCAAGTTCATTTATTGAAGCTTTGGGAAGGTAG